A DNA window from Amphiprion ocellaris isolate individual 3 ecotype Okinawa chromosome 8, ASM2253959v1, whole genome shotgun sequence contains the following coding sequences:
- the ndnl2 gene encoding necdin-like 2 isoform X1 produces the protein MSNRKRLSNTQSSSQARKHPGSPSTQEEDEDVTFTQPSTSQVQRGLQKVTEAQVEQKTAEVVQYFLVKEQRKVPVRRADLVKHVLKEHRNIYPEILKRAARTLDQVFGLKLVEIDPKNHLYVLINNLETSEGASPINSSTDPKRGLLFVILSVIFMKGGVVRENVIWNLLKKLRVDPGEKHEDFGDVKKVVTDEFVRQRYLEFVRIPHTEPVEHELRWGQRAEKEVSKSKILDVMGQLHDRDPQSWSQQYREAHSSQNSTQQPGSSSQR, from the exons ATGTCCAACAGGAAGCGGCTGTCCAACACCCAGAGCTCCTCTCAGGCCAGA AAGCATCCTGGCAGCCCGTCGACtcaggaggaggatgaggacgTCACCTTCACTCAGCCCAGCACCTCTCAGGTCCAGAGAGGTCTGCAGAAAGTCACCGAGGCTCAGGTCGAACAGAAG ACGGCTGAGGTGGTTCAGTACTTCCTGGTCAAAGAGCAAAGGAAGGTTCCGGTTCGTCGAGCAG aTCTTGTGAAACACGTGTTGAAGGAGCACAGAAACATTTACCCTGAGATCCTAAAGAGAGCAGCTCGGACCTTAGACCAG GTGTTTGGTTTAAAACTGGTAGAAATCGACCCCAAAAACCACCTGTACGTCCTCATCAACAACCTGGAGACGAGTGAAGGAGCTTCACCCATCAA cagctccactgaTCCTAAGCGAGGTCTGCTGTTCGTCATCCTCAGCGTGATCTTCATGAAGGGAGGCGTCGTCAGAGAAA ACGTCATCTGGAACCTGCTGAAGAAACTCCGTGTGGATCCAGG AGAGAAACACGAAGACTTTGGAGACGTGAAGAAGGTCGTCACAGATGAGTTCGTACGTCAGAG GTACCTGGAGTTTGTGCGAATCCCTCACACCGAGCCGGTCGAACACGAGCTCCGCTGGGGCCAACGTGCTGAGAAGGAAGTGTCCAAATCCAAAATCCTGGACGTCATGGGTCAA CTCCACGACCGGGACCCTCAGAGCTGGAGTCAGCAGTACCGAGAAGCTCATTCCAGCCAGAACTCCACTCAGCAGCCTGGaagcagcagccagagatga
- the ndnl2 gene encoding necdin-like 2 isoform X2, with the protein MSNRKRLSNTQSSSQARKHPGSPSTQEEDEDVTFTQPSTSQVQRGLQKVTEAQVEQKTAEVVQYFLVKEQRKVPVRRADLVKHVLKEHRNIYPEILKRAARTLDQVFGLKLVEIDPKNHLYVLINNLETSEGASPINSTDPKRGLLFVILSVIFMKGGVVRENVIWNLLKKLRVDPGEKHEDFGDVKKVVTDEFVRQRYLEFVRIPHTEPVEHELRWGQRAEKEVSKSKILDVMGQLHDRDPQSWSQQYREAHSSQNSTQQPGSSSQR; encoded by the exons ATGTCCAACAGGAAGCGGCTGTCCAACACCCAGAGCTCCTCTCAGGCCAGA AAGCATCCTGGCAGCCCGTCGACtcaggaggaggatgaggacgTCACCTTCACTCAGCCCAGCACCTCTCAGGTCCAGAGAGGTCTGCAGAAAGTCACCGAGGCTCAGGTCGAACAGAAG ACGGCTGAGGTGGTTCAGTACTTCCTGGTCAAAGAGCAAAGGAAGGTTCCGGTTCGTCGAGCAG aTCTTGTGAAACACGTGTTGAAGGAGCACAGAAACATTTACCCTGAGATCCTAAAGAGAGCAGCTCGGACCTTAGACCAG GTGTTTGGTTTAAAACTGGTAGAAATCGACCCCAAAAACCACCTGTACGTCCTCATCAACAACCTGGAGACGAGTGAAGGAGCTTCACCCATCAA ctccactgaTCCTAAGCGAGGTCTGCTGTTCGTCATCCTCAGCGTGATCTTCATGAAGGGAGGCGTCGTCAGAGAAA ACGTCATCTGGAACCTGCTGAAGAAACTCCGTGTGGATCCAGG AGAGAAACACGAAGACTTTGGAGACGTGAAGAAGGTCGTCACAGATGAGTTCGTACGTCAGAG GTACCTGGAGTTTGTGCGAATCCCTCACACCGAGCCGGTCGAACACGAGCTCCGCTGGGGCCAACGTGCTGAGAAGGAAGTGTCCAAATCCAAAATCCTGGACGTCATGGGTCAA CTCCACGACCGGGACCCTCAGAGCTGGAGTCAGCAGTACCGAGAAGCTCATTCCAGCCAGAACTCCACTCAGCAGCCTGGaagcagcagccagagatga
- the si:dkey-96f10.1 gene encoding 6-phosphofructo-2-kinase/fructose-2,6-bisphosphatase isoform X6: MNAAAVTQGGGEPQGAAGRLRFQRPHVFNVGQYRRDATRSYNSFEFFRPDNEEAMKIRKACAVAALKDVCDYFTREMGQVVVFDATNTTPERRDVILSFAKENGYKVFFVESICDDPEIIGENIKQVKLSSPDYVGCDKEEAVADFLKRIECYKLTYVPLDDSKDRSLSYIKIFNVGSRYLVNRVQDHIQSRIVYYLMNIHVTPRSIYLCRHGESELNLVGRIGGDSGLSVRGAKFASALGSYLRGQAISDLKVWTSHMKRTIQTAEALGVQYEQWKALNEIDAGVCEEMTYEEIQKNYPEEFALRDQDKYRYRYPKGESYEDLVQRLEPVIMELERQENVLVICHQAVMRCLLAYFLDKSAGELPYLKCPLHTVLKLTPVAYGCKVESVFLNIEAVNTHRDKPVNVDVDREPAEALETVPDHI; the protein is encoded by the exons ATGAACGCAGCGGCGGTTACGCAAGGCGGCGGGGAGCCGCAGGGGGCGGCGGGGAGGCTCCGGTTCCAGCGGCCGCACG tgtttaacGTCGGACAGTACCGTCGAGATGCGACTCGATCCTACAACAGCTTCGAGTTCTTCAGACCCGACAACGAGGAGGCCATGAAGATCAGAAA GGCCTGTGCCGTCGCTGCCCTCAAGGATGTGTGCGACTACTTCACCAGGGAGATGGGCCAGGTGGTG GTTTTCGATGCCACTAACACCACTCCAGAGCGCAGAGACGTCATCCTGAGCTTCGCTAAAGAGAACGGCTACAAG gTGTTCTTCGTGGAGTCGATCTGTGACGATCCAGAGATCATCGGCGAGAACATCAAA caggtgaagctCAGCAGTCCGGACTACGTCGGCTGCGATAAAGAGGAAGCTGTGGCCGACTTTTTAAAGAGGATTGAATGTTACAAACTAACATACGTTCCTCTGGACGACAGCAAAGACCG GAGCTTGTCCTACATTAAGATCTTCAACGTGGGCAGCCGCTACCTGGTCAACCGGGTCCAGGACCACATCCAGAGTCGCATCGTGTACTACCTCATGAACATACACGTCACGCCCAGGTCCATCTACCTGTGTCGCCATGGCGAGAGCGAGCTCAACCTGGTGGGTCGCATCGGTGGAGACTCGGGGCTGTCGGTTCGCGGCGCTAAG TTTGCCAGCGCTCTGGGCTCCTACCTGCGAGGTCAGGCCATCAGCGACCTGAAGGTCTGGACGAGTCACATGAAGAGGACCATCCAGACGGCTGAGGCTCTGGGAGTCCAGTATGAACAGTGGAAGGCTCTGAATGAGATCGACGCT GGCGTCTGTGAAGAGATGACATACGAGGAGATCCAGAAGAATTATCCAGAGGAGTTTGCCCTGAGAGACCAGGACAAGTACCGATACCGCTACCCCAAAGGAGAG TCCTATGAGGACCTGGTGCAGCGCCTGGAGCCGGTTATCATGGAGCTGGAGAGGCAGGAGAACGTCCTCGTCATCTGCCACCAGGCCGTCATGAGGTGTCTGCTGGCTTACTTCCTCGACAAGAGCGCGG GTGAGCTGCCCTACCTGAAGTGTCCTCTGCACACCGTCCTCAAACTCACCCCGGTCGCCTATG GTTGTAAAGTGGAGTCGGTCTTCCTCAACATCGAAGCCGTGAACACGCACAGAGACAAACCAGTg AACGTGGACGTGGACCGAGAGCCGGCCGAGGCTCTAGAGACGGTTCCTGACCACATCTAG
- the si:dkey-96f10.1 gene encoding 6-phosphofructo-2-kinase/fructose-2,6-bisphosphatase isoform X2, whose product MLTTKGTLLQTPLEKTWVPWRKSRLSQRRGSSVPQFTNSPTMIVMVGLPARGKTYISKKLTRYLNWIGVTTKVFNVGQYRRDATRSYNSFEFFRPDNEEAMKIRKACAVAALKDVCDYFTREMGQVVVFDATNTTPERRDVILSFAKENGYKVFFVESICDDPEIIGENIKQVKLSSPDYVGCDKEEAVADFLKRIECYKLTYVPLDDSKDRSLSYIKIFNVGSRYLVNRVQDHIQSRIVYYLMNIHVTPRSIYLCRHGESELNLVGRIGGDSGLSVRGAKFASALGSYLRGQAISDLKVWTSHMKRTIQTAEALGVQYEQWKALNEIDAGVCEEMTYEEIQKNYPEEFALRDQDKYRYRYPKGESYEDLVQRLEPVIMELERQENVLVICHQAVMRCLLAYFLDKSAGELPYLKCPLHTVLKLTPVAYGCKVESVFLNIEAVNTHRDKPVNVDVDREPAEALETVPDHI is encoded by the exons ATGCTGACCACCAAAGGAACGCTGCTGCAGACCCCTCTGGAGAAGACCTGGGTTCCCTGGAGGAAGAGCCGGCTGAGCCAACGCCGAGGCT CGTCGGTCCCTCAGTTCACCAACTCCCCGACCATGATCGTGATGGTCGGACTGCCGGCTCGAGGGAAGACCTACATCTCTAAGAAGCTCACCAGATACCTGAACTGGATCGGAGTCACAACCAAAG tgtttaacGTCGGACAGTACCGTCGAGATGCGACTCGATCCTACAACAGCTTCGAGTTCTTCAGACCCGACAACGAGGAGGCCATGAAGATCAGAAA GGCCTGTGCCGTCGCTGCCCTCAAGGATGTGTGCGACTACTTCACCAGGGAGATGGGCCAGGTGGTG GTTTTCGATGCCACTAACACCACTCCAGAGCGCAGAGACGTCATCCTGAGCTTCGCTAAAGAGAACGGCTACAAG gTGTTCTTCGTGGAGTCGATCTGTGACGATCCAGAGATCATCGGCGAGAACATCAAA caggtgaagctCAGCAGTCCGGACTACGTCGGCTGCGATAAAGAGGAAGCTGTGGCCGACTTTTTAAAGAGGATTGAATGTTACAAACTAACATACGTTCCTCTGGACGACAGCAAAGACCG GAGCTTGTCCTACATTAAGATCTTCAACGTGGGCAGCCGCTACCTGGTCAACCGGGTCCAGGACCACATCCAGAGTCGCATCGTGTACTACCTCATGAACATACACGTCACGCCCAGGTCCATCTACCTGTGTCGCCATGGCGAGAGCGAGCTCAACCTGGTGGGTCGCATCGGTGGAGACTCGGGGCTGTCGGTTCGCGGCGCTAAG TTTGCCAGCGCTCTGGGCTCCTACCTGCGAGGTCAGGCCATCAGCGACCTGAAGGTCTGGACGAGTCACATGAAGAGGACCATCCAGACGGCTGAGGCTCTGGGAGTCCAGTATGAACAGTGGAAGGCTCTGAATGAGATCGACGCT GGCGTCTGTGAAGAGATGACATACGAGGAGATCCAGAAGAATTATCCAGAGGAGTTTGCCCTGAGAGACCAGGACAAGTACCGATACCGCTACCCCAAAGGAGAG TCCTATGAGGACCTGGTGCAGCGCCTGGAGCCGGTTATCATGGAGCTGGAGAGGCAGGAGAACGTCCTCGTCATCTGCCACCAGGCCGTCATGAGGTGTCTGCTGGCTTACTTCCTCGACAAGAGCGCGG GTGAGCTGCCCTACCTGAAGTGTCCTCTGCACACCGTCCTCAAACTCACCCCGGTCGCCTATG GTTGTAAAGTGGAGTCGGTCTTCCTCAACATCGAAGCCGTGAACACGCACAGAGACAAACCAGTg AACGTGGACGTGGACCGAGAGCCGGCCGAGGCTCTAGAGACGGTTCCTGACCACATCTAG
- the si:dkey-96f10.1 gene encoding 6-phosphofructo-2-kinase/fructose-2,6-bisphosphatase isoform X5, which produces MLTTKGTLLQTPLEKTWVPWRKSRLSQRRGLFNVGQYRRDATRSYNSFEFFRPDNEEAMKIRKACAVAALKDVCDYFTREMGQVVVFDATNTTPERRDVILSFAKENGYKVFFVESICDDPEIIGENIKQVKLSSPDYVGCDKEEAVADFLKRIECYKLTYVPLDDSKDRSLSYIKIFNVGSRYLVNRVQDHIQSRIVYYLMNIHVTPRSIYLCRHGESELNLVGRIGGDSGLSVRGAKFASALGSYLRGQAISDLKVWTSHMKRTIQTAEALGVQYEQWKALNEIDAGVCEEMTYEEIQKNYPEEFALRDQDKYRYRYPKGESYEDLVQRLEPVIMELERQENVLVICHQAVMRCLLAYFLDKSAGELPYLKCPLHTVLKLTPVAYGCKVESVFLNIEAVNTHRDKPVNVDVDREPAEALETVPDHI; this is translated from the exons ATGCTGACCACCAAAGGAACGCTGCTGCAGACCCCTCTGGAGAAGACCTGGGTTCCCTGGAGGAAGAGCCGGCTGAGCCAACGCCGAGGCT tgtttaacGTCGGACAGTACCGTCGAGATGCGACTCGATCCTACAACAGCTTCGAGTTCTTCAGACCCGACAACGAGGAGGCCATGAAGATCAGAAA GGCCTGTGCCGTCGCTGCCCTCAAGGATGTGTGCGACTACTTCACCAGGGAGATGGGCCAGGTGGTG GTTTTCGATGCCACTAACACCACTCCAGAGCGCAGAGACGTCATCCTGAGCTTCGCTAAAGAGAACGGCTACAAG gTGTTCTTCGTGGAGTCGATCTGTGACGATCCAGAGATCATCGGCGAGAACATCAAA caggtgaagctCAGCAGTCCGGACTACGTCGGCTGCGATAAAGAGGAAGCTGTGGCCGACTTTTTAAAGAGGATTGAATGTTACAAACTAACATACGTTCCTCTGGACGACAGCAAAGACCG GAGCTTGTCCTACATTAAGATCTTCAACGTGGGCAGCCGCTACCTGGTCAACCGGGTCCAGGACCACATCCAGAGTCGCATCGTGTACTACCTCATGAACATACACGTCACGCCCAGGTCCATCTACCTGTGTCGCCATGGCGAGAGCGAGCTCAACCTGGTGGGTCGCATCGGTGGAGACTCGGGGCTGTCGGTTCGCGGCGCTAAG TTTGCCAGCGCTCTGGGCTCCTACCTGCGAGGTCAGGCCATCAGCGACCTGAAGGTCTGGACGAGTCACATGAAGAGGACCATCCAGACGGCTGAGGCTCTGGGAGTCCAGTATGAACAGTGGAAGGCTCTGAATGAGATCGACGCT GGCGTCTGTGAAGAGATGACATACGAGGAGATCCAGAAGAATTATCCAGAGGAGTTTGCCCTGAGAGACCAGGACAAGTACCGATACCGCTACCCCAAAGGAGAG TCCTATGAGGACCTGGTGCAGCGCCTGGAGCCGGTTATCATGGAGCTGGAGAGGCAGGAGAACGTCCTCGTCATCTGCCACCAGGCCGTCATGAGGTGTCTGCTGGCTTACTTCCTCGACAAGAGCGCGG GTGAGCTGCCCTACCTGAAGTGTCCTCTGCACACCGTCCTCAAACTCACCCCGGTCGCCTATG GTTGTAAAGTGGAGTCGGTCTTCCTCAACATCGAAGCCGTGAACACGCACAGAGACAAACCAGTg AACGTGGACGTGGACCGAGAGCCGGCCGAGGCTCTAGAGACGGTTCCTGACCACATCTAG
- the si:dkey-96f10.1 gene encoding 6-phosphofructo-2-kinase/fructose-2,6-bisphosphatase isoform X3 encodes MNAAAVTQGGGEPQGAAGRLRFQRPHASVPQFTNSPTMIVMVGLPARGKTYISKKLTRYLNWIGVTTKVFNVGQYRRDATRSYNSFEFFRPDNEEAMKIRKACAVAALKDVCDYFTREMGQVVVFDATNTTPERRDVILSFAKENGYKVFFVESICDDPEIIGENIKQVKLSSPDYVGCDKEEAVADFLKRIECYKLTYVPLDDSKDRSLSYIKIFNVGSRYLVNRVQDHIQSRIVYYLMNIHVTPRSIYLCRHGESELNLVGRIGGDSGLSVRGAKFASALGSYLRGQAISDLKVWTSHMKRTIQTAEALGVQYEQWKALNEIDAGVCEEMTYEEIQKNYPEEFALRDQDKYRYRYPKGESYEDLVQRLEPVIMELERQENVLVICHQAVMRCLLAYFLDKSAGELPYLKCPLHTVLKLTPVAYGCKVESVFLNIEAVNTHRDKPVNVDVDREPAEALETVPDHI; translated from the exons ATGAACGCAGCGGCGGTTACGCAAGGCGGCGGGGAGCCGCAGGGGGCGGCGGGGAGGCTCCGGTTCCAGCGGCCGCACG CGTCGGTCCCTCAGTTCACCAACTCCCCGACCATGATCGTGATGGTCGGACTGCCGGCTCGAGGGAAGACCTACATCTCTAAGAAGCTCACCAGATACCTGAACTGGATCGGAGTCACAACCAAAG tgtttaacGTCGGACAGTACCGTCGAGATGCGACTCGATCCTACAACAGCTTCGAGTTCTTCAGACCCGACAACGAGGAGGCCATGAAGATCAGAAA GGCCTGTGCCGTCGCTGCCCTCAAGGATGTGTGCGACTACTTCACCAGGGAGATGGGCCAGGTGGTG GTTTTCGATGCCACTAACACCACTCCAGAGCGCAGAGACGTCATCCTGAGCTTCGCTAAAGAGAACGGCTACAAG gTGTTCTTCGTGGAGTCGATCTGTGACGATCCAGAGATCATCGGCGAGAACATCAAA caggtgaagctCAGCAGTCCGGACTACGTCGGCTGCGATAAAGAGGAAGCTGTGGCCGACTTTTTAAAGAGGATTGAATGTTACAAACTAACATACGTTCCTCTGGACGACAGCAAAGACCG GAGCTTGTCCTACATTAAGATCTTCAACGTGGGCAGCCGCTACCTGGTCAACCGGGTCCAGGACCACATCCAGAGTCGCATCGTGTACTACCTCATGAACATACACGTCACGCCCAGGTCCATCTACCTGTGTCGCCATGGCGAGAGCGAGCTCAACCTGGTGGGTCGCATCGGTGGAGACTCGGGGCTGTCGGTTCGCGGCGCTAAG TTTGCCAGCGCTCTGGGCTCCTACCTGCGAGGTCAGGCCATCAGCGACCTGAAGGTCTGGACGAGTCACATGAAGAGGACCATCCAGACGGCTGAGGCTCTGGGAGTCCAGTATGAACAGTGGAAGGCTCTGAATGAGATCGACGCT GGCGTCTGTGAAGAGATGACATACGAGGAGATCCAGAAGAATTATCCAGAGGAGTTTGCCCTGAGAGACCAGGACAAGTACCGATACCGCTACCCCAAAGGAGAG TCCTATGAGGACCTGGTGCAGCGCCTGGAGCCGGTTATCATGGAGCTGGAGAGGCAGGAGAACGTCCTCGTCATCTGCCACCAGGCCGTCATGAGGTGTCTGCTGGCTTACTTCCTCGACAAGAGCGCGG GTGAGCTGCCCTACCTGAAGTGTCCTCTGCACACCGTCCTCAAACTCACCCCGGTCGCCTATG GTTGTAAAGTGGAGTCGGTCTTCCTCAACATCGAAGCCGTGAACACGCACAGAGACAAACCAGTg AACGTGGACGTGGACCGAGAGCCGGCCGAGGCTCTAGAGACGGTTCCTGACCACATCTAG
- the si:dkey-96f10.1 gene encoding 6-phosphofructo-2-kinase/fructose-2,6-bisphosphatase isoform X1 — MMEDSLSRALISPTTSMESRDQPQTELLFLSVCLVCSYHTQSIPLPSTPLHRRPWMQSQCHKRSSAVSCSHQMMGVSSAASVPQFTNSPTMIVMVGLPARGKTYISKKLTRYLNWIGVTTKVFNVGQYRRDATRSYNSFEFFRPDNEEAMKIRKACAVAALKDVCDYFTREMGQVVVFDATNTTPERRDVILSFAKENGYKVFFVESICDDPEIIGENIKQVKLSSPDYVGCDKEEAVADFLKRIECYKLTYVPLDDSKDRSLSYIKIFNVGSRYLVNRVQDHIQSRIVYYLMNIHVTPRSIYLCRHGESELNLVGRIGGDSGLSVRGAKFASALGSYLRGQAISDLKVWTSHMKRTIQTAEALGVQYEQWKALNEIDAGVCEEMTYEEIQKNYPEEFALRDQDKYRYRYPKGESYEDLVQRLEPVIMELERQENVLVICHQAVMRCLLAYFLDKSAGELPYLKCPLHTVLKLTPVAYGCKVESVFLNIEAVNTHRDKPVNVDVDREPAEALETVPDHI; from the exons ATGATGGAAGACAGTTTATCCAGAGCCCTCatctctcccaccacctccatggagtccagggatcagccacagactgagctgctctttttatcagtctgtttagtctgttcttatcaCACTCAGAGCATCCCCCTCCCCAgcacaccactgcatagaagaccatggatgcaatcacagtgtcataaaaggtcTTCAGCAGTGTCCTGCTCACACCAAATGATGggagtctcctcagcag CGTCGGTCCCTCAGTTCACCAACTCCCCGACCATGATCGTGATGGTCGGACTGCCGGCTCGAGGGAAGACCTACATCTCTAAGAAGCTCACCAGATACCTGAACTGGATCGGAGTCACAACCAAAG tgtttaacGTCGGACAGTACCGTCGAGATGCGACTCGATCCTACAACAGCTTCGAGTTCTTCAGACCCGACAACGAGGAGGCCATGAAGATCAGAAA GGCCTGTGCCGTCGCTGCCCTCAAGGATGTGTGCGACTACTTCACCAGGGAGATGGGCCAGGTGGTG GTTTTCGATGCCACTAACACCACTCCAGAGCGCAGAGACGTCATCCTGAGCTTCGCTAAAGAGAACGGCTACAAG gTGTTCTTCGTGGAGTCGATCTGTGACGATCCAGAGATCATCGGCGAGAACATCAAA caggtgaagctCAGCAGTCCGGACTACGTCGGCTGCGATAAAGAGGAAGCTGTGGCCGACTTTTTAAAGAGGATTGAATGTTACAAACTAACATACGTTCCTCTGGACGACAGCAAAGACCG GAGCTTGTCCTACATTAAGATCTTCAACGTGGGCAGCCGCTACCTGGTCAACCGGGTCCAGGACCACATCCAGAGTCGCATCGTGTACTACCTCATGAACATACACGTCACGCCCAGGTCCATCTACCTGTGTCGCCATGGCGAGAGCGAGCTCAACCTGGTGGGTCGCATCGGTGGAGACTCGGGGCTGTCGGTTCGCGGCGCTAAG TTTGCCAGCGCTCTGGGCTCCTACCTGCGAGGTCAGGCCATCAGCGACCTGAAGGTCTGGACGAGTCACATGAAGAGGACCATCCAGACGGCTGAGGCTCTGGGAGTCCAGTATGAACAGTGGAAGGCTCTGAATGAGATCGACGCT GGCGTCTGTGAAGAGATGACATACGAGGAGATCCAGAAGAATTATCCAGAGGAGTTTGCCCTGAGAGACCAGGACAAGTACCGATACCGCTACCCCAAAGGAGAG TCCTATGAGGACCTGGTGCAGCGCCTGGAGCCGGTTATCATGGAGCTGGAGAGGCAGGAGAACGTCCTCGTCATCTGCCACCAGGCCGTCATGAGGTGTCTGCTGGCTTACTTCCTCGACAAGAGCGCGG GTGAGCTGCCCTACCTGAAGTGTCCTCTGCACACCGTCCTCAAACTCACCCCGGTCGCCTATG GTTGTAAAGTGGAGTCGGTCTTCCTCAACATCGAAGCCGTGAACACGCACAGAGACAAACCAGTg AACGTGGACGTGGACCGAGAGCCGGCCGAGGCTCTAGAGACGGTTCCTGACCACATCTAG
- the si:dkey-96f10.1 gene encoding 6-phosphofructo-2-kinase/fructose-2,6-bisphosphatase isoform X4: MDSTQQNGAPVRRRRARCESTASVPQFTNSPTMIVMVGLPARGKTYISKKLTRYLNWIGVTTKVFNVGQYRRDATRSYNSFEFFRPDNEEAMKIRKACAVAALKDVCDYFTREMGQVVVFDATNTTPERRDVILSFAKENGYKVFFVESICDDPEIIGENIKQVKLSSPDYVGCDKEEAVADFLKRIECYKLTYVPLDDSKDRSLSYIKIFNVGSRYLVNRVQDHIQSRIVYYLMNIHVTPRSIYLCRHGESELNLVGRIGGDSGLSVRGAKFASALGSYLRGQAISDLKVWTSHMKRTIQTAEALGVQYEQWKALNEIDAGVCEEMTYEEIQKNYPEEFALRDQDKYRYRYPKGESYEDLVQRLEPVIMELERQENVLVICHQAVMRCLLAYFLDKSAGELPYLKCPLHTVLKLTPVAYGCKVESVFLNIEAVNTHRDKPVNVDVDREPAEALETVPDHI; the protein is encoded by the exons ATGGACTCCACGCAGCAGAACGGCGCTCCGGTGCGGCGGCGGCGCGCGCGGTGTGAGAGCACAG CGTCGGTCCCTCAGTTCACCAACTCCCCGACCATGATCGTGATGGTCGGACTGCCGGCTCGAGGGAAGACCTACATCTCTAAGAAGCTCACCAGATACCTGAACTGGATCGGAGTCACAACCAAAG tgtttaacGTCGGACAGTACCGTCGAGATGCGACTCGATCCTACAACAGCTTCGAGTTCTTCAGACCCGACAACGAGGAGGCCATGAAGATCAGAAA GGCCTGTGCCGTCGCTGCCCTCAAGGATGTGTGCGACTACTTCACCAGGGAGATGGGCCAGGTGGTG GTTTTCGATGCCACTAACACCACTCCAGAGCGCAGAGACGTCATCCTGAGCTTCGCTAAAGAGAACGGCTACAAG gTGTTCTTCGTGGAGTCGATCTGTGACGATCCAGAGATCATCGGCGAGAACATCAAA caggtgaagctCAGCAGTCCGGACTACGTCGGCTGCGATAAAGAGGAAGCTGTGGCCGACTTTTTAAAGAGGATTGAATGTTACAAACTAACATACGTTCCTCTGGACGACAGCAAAGACCG GAGCTTGTCCTACATTAAGATCTTCAACGTGGGCAGCCGCTACCTGGTCAACCGGGTCCAGGACCACATCCAGAGTCGCATCGTGTACTACCTCATGAACATACACGTCACGCCCAGGTCCATCTACCTGTGTCGCCATGGCGAGAGCGAGCTCAACCTGGTGGGTCGCATCGGTGGAGACTCGGGGCTGTCGGTTCGCGGCGCTAAG TTTGCCAGCGCTCTGGGCTCCTACCTGCGAGGTCAGGCCATCAGCGACCTGAAGGTCTGGACGAGTCACATGAAGAGGACCATCCAGACGGCTGAGGCTCTGGGAGTCCAGTATGAACAGTGGAAGGCTCTGAATGAGATCGACGCT GGCGTCTGTGAAGAGATGACATACGAGGAGATCCAGAAGAATTATCCAGAGGAGTTTGCCCTGAGAGACCAGGACAAGTACCGATACCGCTACCCCAAAGGAGAG TCCTATGAGGACCTGGTGCAGCGCCTGGAGCCGGTTATCATGGAGCTGGAGAGGCAGGAGAACGTCCTCGTCATCTGCCACCAGGCCGTCATGAGGTGTCTGCTGGCTTACTTCCTCGACAAGAGCGCGG GTGAGCTGCCCTACCTGAAGTGTCCTCTGCACACCGTCCTCAAACTCACCCCGGTCGCCTATG GTTGTAAAGTGGAGTCGGTCTTCCTCAACATCGAAGCCGTGAACACGCACAGAGACAAACCAGTg AACGTGGACGTGGACCGAGAGCCGGCCGAGGCTCTAGAGACGGTTCCTGACCACATCTAG